A window from Pseudanabaena sp. FACHB-2040 encodes these proteins:
- a CDS encoding nuclear transport factor 2 family protein, which produces MQEDHLHSEATLAITDPGAPAGLTAAQLLKCSLDTFLAKDIKGWAELCDENVVVEFPFAPDVATRKLVGRAAIYEYLKNYPSVIDLQRIPTLKINSTDDPNMAIAEWSVSGRVISNGNPYEMSYATFVTVKNGLIVNYREYWNPMVFMAAMSGAKFW; this is translated from the coding sequence ATGCAAGAAGATCACCTCCATAGCGAAGCCACGCTCGCCATCACCGATCCCGGCGCACCTGCGGGTCTGACCGCAGCGCAATTGCTGAAGTGCAGTCTGGACACTTTCCTAGCCAAAGATATTAAGGGCTGGGCTGAACTCTGCGACGAAAACGTCGTCGTCGAATTCCCCTTCGCGCCCGACGTGGCGACCAGAAAGCTGGTGGGCCGAGCGGCTATCTACGAGTATTTGAAGAACTATCCTAGCGTCATTGACTTGCAGCGGATTCCCACGCTGAAGATCAACTCTACCGATGACCCCAACATGGCTATTGCCGAGTGGAGCGTCTCAGGCCGGGTGATCAGCAACGGCAATCCCTATGAAATGAGCTACGCCACGTTTGTGACTGTCAAGAATGGGTTGATCGTCAATTACCGCGAGTACTGGAACCCGATGGTGTTCATGGCAGCCATGAGCGGCGCAAAGTTCTGGTGA
- a CDS encoding NAD(P)-binding domain-containing protein produces the protein MSIGIIGSGALGSNLARMLAKNGIAATIANRRGPESLADFVAEVGPSIKAGTVAEAASADIVIAAVRWVDAEKVFSALPAWNGRIVIDSTNPVEFLDPDSPDAKDPSNPLAAYGIRAVDLGGKSSSEVFKQYIPGARVVKAFNHLEVNLLQEPKVSGGQRVLFYSGDDADAKTQVRKIIDGTGFFPVDLGTLEAGGTIASLPFGSLAAHNFIKI, from the coding sequence ATGAGTATCGGAATTATTGGTTCAGGAGCCCTCGGCTCAAACCTGGCGCGCATGTTGGCAAAAAATGGCATTGCAGCCACCATAGCCAACAGGCGCGGACCGGAATCGCTGGCTGACTTTGTGGCCGAAGTGGGCCCCTCCATAAAGGCCGGCACTGTTGCCGAAGCCGCCAGCGCCGACATCGTCATTGCGGCTGTGCGCTGGGTCGATGCAGAGAAGGTATTCAGTGCCCTGCCTGCATGGAATGGTCGCATCGTCATTGACAGTACCAACCCAGTTGAATTCCTCGACCCAGATTCACCTGATGCCAAAGACCCCAGCAATCCGCTGGCAGCCTACGGTATCAGGGCTGTTGATCTAGGCGGCAAATCCTCCAGCGAGGTGTTCAAGCAATACATACCGGGTGCACGCGTAGTGAAAGCCTTTAATCACCTGGAGGTGAACCTATTGCAAGAGCCTAAAGTGTCTGGTGGACAGCGGGTGCTGTTCTACTCAGGTGACGACGCCGATGCCAAAACCCAAGTGCGAAAAATCATTGACGGCACGGGCTTCTTCCCTGTGGATCTAGGCACTCTGGAAGCTGGCGGCACGATTGCGTCTTTGCCGTTTGGTTCATTGGCTGCGCACAACTTCATCAAGATCTGA
- a CDS encoding lipocalin-like domain-containing protein has protein sequence MSTPSIQNNLLIGIWKLISATAIYADGTVTPDVYGTHPVGYITYTSDGHMMVMFSRSDRTPLSQEVRSPLTPQMQSLPVEELAQAFTTFNAYAGTYTLSGNTVTHQIKIASIPNRVGTTLVRTFTLNESRLTLVTPPVLSDGVEAVFELLWERIIAR, from the coding sequence ATGTCTACACCATCAATCCAGAACAATCTGCTAATTGGCATTTGGAAGTTAATTTCTGCAACTGCCATTTACGCTGATGGAACGGTGACTCCAGACGTGTATGGAACTCATCCGGTTGGCTACATCACTTACACATCAGATGGTCACATGATGGTGATGTTTTCTAGGAGCGATCGCACACCGCTGAGTCAGGAGGTCAGATCACCGCTGACTCCCCAGATGCAATCCTTACCCGTGGAAGAGCTTGCTCAAGCATTTACAACATTCAATGCTTACGCTGGAACTTATACGTTGAGTGGCAACACAGTAACTCACCAGATCAAAATTGCATCAATTCCTAATCGCGTTGGTACAACATTAGTTCGCACCTTTACTCTTAATGAGAGCCGACTAACGCTCGTAACGCCGCCAGTCTTGAGTGATGGTGTTGAAGCGGTTTTTGAGCTGCTGTGGGAACGCATTATAGCAAGGTGA
- a CDS encoding dioxygenase, whose translation MQNITFDTITEAVINHGDRGKSHPRLYEIYTSLVRHLHDFAREVNLTEPELQQGRNFLNQASHHTQEIPTGEIHLLTDLLGISELVELLHDAHRSTESNLEGPLYVPNAPERQMGNRLGIDTEGDSLFLSGRVLDLNGQPIANALIDIWQPNSKGLYDVQEPSQPLGNFRGRFKTNKSGKYMFETVVPLGYKVPSSGPCGELLGLLGRHPWRAAHIHFKLSAPEYTPLTTQIFIAGDPHLDSDTTFAVRSAIVQLQKHEALDELKAHNQSKPFHTTEFDFVLKPATL comes from the coding sequence ATGCAGAACATCACATTTGACACTATCACTGAAGCCGTCATTAATCATGGCGATCGCGGCAAATCTCACCCGCGACTCTATGAAATTTACACGAGCTTGGTTCGACATTTGCATGACTTTGCGCGCGAGGTGAATCTTACGGAACCCGAGTTGCAGCAGGGACGTAATTTTCTCAACCAGGCAAGTCATCACACTCAAGAGATTCCCACTGGAGAGATCCATTTGTTGACGGATCTACTAGGGATCTCGGAGTTGGTAGAATTGCTGCACGATGCCCATCGCAGTACAGAAAGCAATTTAGAAGGACCATTGTATGTGCCGAATGCACCAGAACGGCAGATGGGCAATCGCTTGGGTATTGATACAGAAGGAGATTCGCTTTTCCTGTCAGGCAGGGTTTTAGATTTGAACGGTCAACCGATCGCCAATGCTCTGATTGATATTTGGCAACCCAATTCCAAAGGATTATATGATGTCCAAGAGCCATCTCAGCCGTTGGGGAATTTTCGCGGACGTTTCAAAACGAACAAGAGTGGAAAGTATATGTTTGAAACCGTCGTGCCACTAGGTTACAAAGTGCCAAGCAGCGGTCCATGTGGCGAGTTGCTGGGACTCTTGGGACGGCATCCCTGGCGGGCGGCTCACATCCATTTCAAACTCAGTGCTCCGGAGTACACTCCACTGACAACACAAATTTTTATTGCTGGCGATCCTCACCTGGATTCAGATACAACCTTTGCCGTGCGATCGGCGATCGTTCAATTGCAAAAGCACGAAGCACTAGACGAACTCAAGGCACACAATCAAAGTAAACCGTTTCACACGACTGAGTTTGATTTTGTGTTGAAACCCGCTACTCTCTAG
- a CDS encoding LLM class flavin-dependent oxidoreductase: MEVGIDSFASVGTSENGETADATQSVAELLERIEQADRSGLDIFGIGEHHRHEFLDSANAVILAAAAARTERIRLTSAVTVLSAADPVRVFQQFATLDLISKGRAEMVVGRGSFTEAFPLFGFSLGDYDEIFAEKLELLLKIRDNETVDWSGKFRPALENQAIYPRPLQKPFPIWLGVGGTPQSFRRAGMLGLPLVVAIIGGETHRFRSLIDLYRDAGEYAGHAPETLKVSLHSIGYVADTTEQAVEEFFPGYAETFTKIGRERGWPPVTRAAFDAQRGATGALLVGSPEEVAEKIRRHSESLGGISRVTFQMDNAQMNHAQLMRSIELIGTQMSPLLNN; the protein is encoded by the coding sequence ATGGAAGTTGGAATTGACAGCTTTGCCTCGGTTGGAACGAGTGAAAATGGTGAAACGGCGGATGCCACGCAGTCTGTCGCCGAACTGCTGGAGAGAATAGAGCAGGCGGATCGTTCCGGCTTGGATATCTTCGGTATCGGCGAGCATCATCGGCATGAATTTTTAGATTCGGCAAACGCGGTTATTCTCGCCGCTGCCGCCGCACGCACCGAGCGCATCCGTCTAACCAGCGCGGTTACAGTGCTGAGCGCGGCTGACCCGGTGCGTGTGTTTCAACAATTCGCCACGCTCGATTTGATTTCAAAAGGTCGCGCCGAAATGGTTGTCGGGCGCGGCTCGTTCACCGAAGCCTTTCCGCTATTTGGATTTAGTCTCGGCGATTACGACGAGATTTTCGCTGAAAAGCTCGAACTCTTGCTCAAAATTCGGGACAATGAAACGGTCGATTGGTCGGGCAAATTTCGCCCCGCGCTGGAAAACCAAGCGATTTATCCGCGTCCGCTGCAAAAGCCGTTTCCCATCTGGCTCGGGGTCGGCGGTACGCCGCAATCTTTCCGCCGCGCCGGAATGCTTGGACTGCCGCTCGTGGTTGCCATTATCGGAGGCGAAACGCATCGCTTTCGCTCGCTCATAGATTTATACCGCGATGCCGGAGAGTACGCTGGACACGCGCCCGAAACGTTGAAAGTTTCATTGCATTCAATCGGTTATGTCGCCGACACGACCGAGCAAGCCGTTGAAGAATTCTTTCCGGGCTACGCCGAAACGTTCACTAAAATTGGCAGAGAGAGAGGCTGGCCGCCCGTTACGCGCGCCGCTTTTGACGCACAGCGCGGCGCGACCGGCGCGTTACTGGTCGGCAGTCCCGAAGAAGTGGCAGAGAAAATCCGCCGTCATAGCGAGTCGCTCGGCGGCATTTCGAGAGTAACTTTTCAAATGGACAACGCGCAGATGAATCATGCCCAACTGATGCGCTCCATTGAACTGATTGGAACGCAAATGTCGCCACTCTTAAACAATTAA
- a CDS encoding pirin family protein, protein MSIQQLITPEKHNLGGFSVQRILPSETLKMVGPFIFFDHLGPAIFPAGKGVDVRPHPHINLATVTYLFEGSLLHRDSLGTVQEIFPGEVNWMTAGKGIVHSERSPESFREKESTLHGIQTWIALPESAEEVEPSFSHYPATDLPRWIQTGTSATLIAGSYQSHQSPVKTYSATLYLALVFTEGSQFQLAPMEGLERAVYSVTSGLFLNGKPLEPYRLAVLAPDESVDISAGAEAKAMIIGGAPVGDRTKYWNFVSSRPARIEQAKRDWQDRRFPAVPGETEFIPLPANSDHGSSVTPLS, encoded by the coding sequence ATGAGTATTCAGCAATTAATCACGCCTGAAAAGCACAATTTAGGTGGGTTTAGCGTACAGCGCATCTTGCCGAGTGAAACCCTAAAAATGGTTGGCCCTTTCATCTTCTTTGATCACTTAGGCCCAGCTATTTTCCCGGCTGGAAAAGGCGTCGATGTTAGACCCCATCCACACATCAATTTAGCAACGGTTACCTATTTGTTTGAAGGAAGCCTTCTGCATAGAGATAGTCTAGGTACAGTACAAGAGATTTTTCCGGGCGAGGTGAACTGGATGACAGCGGGCAAAGGTATTGTTCATTCTGAGCGATCGCCCGAGAGCTTTAGAGAGAAAGAATCTACTCTTCACGGCATTCAGACCTGGATTGCCCTCCCCGAAAGCGCTGAAGAAGTTGAACCTAGCTTTTCACATTATCCGGCGACTGATTTACCGAGGTGGATTCAAACAGGCACCAGCGCGACTTTGATCGCCGGTAGCTACCAGTCTCACCAATCACCAGTTAAAACCTACTCTGCTACTCTTTACCTAGCGCTCGTTTTCACAGAGGGCAGTCAATTTCAGCTAGCGCCAATGGAAGGTTTAGAAAGGGCAGTTTATAGCGTCACATCCGGTCTATTCTTAAATGGAAAGCCTCTAGAGCCATATCGTCTAGCCGTTTTAGCGCCGGATGAATCCGTAGATATCAGTGCGGGGGCTGAGGCAAAAGCAATGATTATCGGCGGGGCACCAGTGGGCGATCGCACAAAGTACTGGAACTTTGTGTCGAGCCGCCCAGCGCGTATCGAGCAGGCAAAACGAGATTGGCAAGACCGCCGCTTCCCAGCGGTTCCCGGTGAAACTGAATTCATTCCGCTCCCTGCTAATTCAGATCACGGTAGTAGCGTGACCCCTCTGAGTTGA
- a CDS encoding SDR family oxidoreductase, translated as MILQDKVALVTGGTSGIGRATAIAYAKQQAKVVVVGRRMDEGEETVRLIKEAGGEAFFVQADVTKEADVQAMVDKAVGVFGRLDIAFNNAGMGGENPSLIEQTEAEYDRTMNVNVKGVWLSMKYEIAQMLKQESGAIVNMASVVGVVALPNILLYTASKHAVVGLTKAAALQYAKAGIRINAVAPGAIQTDMFEAVTDEAKAYLTGLHPIGRVGTPLEVANAVLFLSSDLASFTTGATLMVDGGYVAQ; from the coding sequence ATGATACTGCAAGATAAAGTGGCGTTAGTCACCGGAGGCACATCGGGAATCGGTAGAGCAACAGCGATCGCTTATGCCAAACAACAAGCAAAGGTGGTGGTGGTGGGTCGTCGAATGGATGAAGGTGAAGAAACGGTTCGATTGATTAAGGAAGCTGGCGGAGAGGCGTTTTTTGTGCAAGCAGATGTCACGAAAGAAGCCGATGTTCAAGCAATGGTTGATAAAGCGGTTGGCGTTTTTGGTCGGTTAGATATTGCCTTTAATAATGCAGGAATGGGCGGCGAAAATCCCTCATTGATTGAGCAAACAGAAGCGGAATATGACCGCACTATGAACGTCAATGTCAAAGGCGTTTGGTTGTCGATGAAATATGAAATTGCTCAGATGTTGAAACAGGAAAGTGGTGCGATCGTCAATATGGCATCTGTAGTTGGAGTCGTTGCACTTCCTAACATACTTCTCTACACCGCGAGTAAACATGCGGTAGTAGGCCTAACAAAAGCTGCTGCGCTTCAATATGCCAAAGCGGGTATTCGCATCAATGCTGTTGCACCAGGGGCAATCCAAACAGATATGTTTGAAGCAGTTACAGATGAGGCCAAAGCTTACTTGACAGGACTTCACCCGATCGGACGAGTTGGAACACCGCTTGAAGTTGCAAATGCAGTCCTGTTTTTATCATCTGACCTGGCATCGTTCACAACAGGTGCAACGTTGATGGTAGATGGCGGGTATGTAGCGCAATAG
- a CDS encoding NAD(P)H-dependent oxidoreductase: MSQQLKTITDRQCQNAPAQYSDLKALFLNCTLNRTPVLSHTQGVINIAKAIFEANGVTTQVIRPVDYEIAAGLGLDMSQTNEWQADEWPQIQKEIDATDILVLCTSVWLGEKSSVCSRVLERMYGYTHLLNEKGQYRDYGKVGATLITGNEDGVKHCAMNILFSLSHIGYTIPPQADAGWLGEVGPGPSYLDPGSGGPENEFTNRNTTFLAWNCMHIARLLKDNGGIPPHGNQPDVWDAGCKTDFKNPEHKR, encoded by the coding sequence ATGTCACAACAGCTCAAAACAATCACGGATCGTCAGTGCCAAAATGCCCCTGCGCAGTATAGCGATTTAAAAGCTCTCTTTTTAAACTGCACACTCAATAGAACGCCAGTGTTATCCCATACACAAGGGGTTATCAATATTGCCAAAGCTATTTTCGAGGCCAATGGGGTAACCACTCAAGTCATTCGACCTGTAGATTATGAGATAGCAGCTGGGCTAGGGTTGGATATGTCACAAACTAACGAGTGGCAGGCAGATGAATGGCCCCAGATCCAGAAAGAAATTGACGCAACTGACATCTTAGTGCTGTGTACTTCAGTATGGCTGGGTGAAAAAAGTTCTGTTTGTAGTCGAGTTTTAGAGCGGATGTATGGATATACTCATCTTTTGAATGAGAAAGGTCAGTACAGAGATTATGGGAAGGTCGGGGCAACCCTCATTACCGGGAATGAAGATGGTGTTAAACATTGCGCTATGAATATTTTGTTTTCCCTATCGCATATTGGCTATACGATCCCTCCACAAGCGGATGCAGGCTGGCTAGGCGAAGTGGGCCCTGGTCCTTCCTATTTAGACCCAGGGTCTGGAGGGCCGGAGAACGAATTTACCAATCGCAATACCACCTTTTTAGCTTGGAACTGTATGCATATAGCCAGACTACTCAAAGATAATGGAGGTATTCCTCCTCACGGGAACCAACCTGACGTTTGGGATGCAGGTTGTAAGACAGACTTCAAAAATCCTGAGCATAAACGCTAG
- a CDS encoding SDR family oxidoreductase encodes MMLKDKIALVTGGTSGIGRATAIAYAQQQAKVVVVGRRMDEGEETVRLIKEAGGEAIFVQADVTKEADIEAMVDKAVSAFGRLDIAFNNAGTIGENPSLIEQTEAEYDRTMNINVKGVWLSMKHEITQMLKQGSGAIVNMASANGVVAFPTFPLYTASKSAVIGLTKAAALQYAKAGIRINVIAPAVIETDMFEAAAGGQDEVKAYMAGLHPIGRIGTPLEVANAVLFLSSDLASFTTGETLMVDGGYVAQ; translated from the coding sequence ATGATGCTTAAAGACAAGATTGCTTTAGTGACGGGAGGGACATCGGGCATTGGTCGTGCAACGGCGATCGCTTATGCCCAACAACAAGCAAAGGTGGTGGTGGTGGGTCGTCGCATGGATGAAGGCGAAGAAACGGTTCGATTGATCAAGGAAGCTGGCGGAGAGGCGATTTTTGTGCAAGCCGATGTCACGAAAGAAGCCGATATTGAAGCAATGGTTGATAAAGCGGTGAGTGCTTTTGGTCGGTTAGATATTGCCTTTAATAATGCAGGAACTATCGGCGAAAACCCCTCATTGATTGAGCAAACAGAAGCGGAATACGATCGCACTATGAACATCAATGTCAAAGGCGTTTGGTTGTCAATGAAACATGAAATTACTCAGATGTTGAAACAGGGAAGTGGTGCGATCGTCAATATGGCATCTGCAAATGGAGTCGTTGCATTTCCCACCTTCCCCCTCTACACCGCGAGTAAAAGCGCGGTAATCGGTTTAACAAAAGCTGCTGCGCTCCAATATGCCAAAGCGGGTATTCGCATCAATGTCATTGCACCAGCGGTAATCGAAACAGATATGTTTGAAGCAGCGGCAGGTGGGCAGGATGAAGTCAAAGCTTACATGGCAGGACTTCACCCGATCGGGCGAATTGGAACACCGCTTGAAGTTGCAAATGCAGTCCTGTTTTTATCATCTGACCTAGCATCGTTCACAACAGGTGAAACGTTGATGGTAGATGGTGGGTATGTAGCGCAGTAG
- a CDS encoding NAD(P)H-dependent oxidoreductase produces MKVLIVLAHPEPKSFNGAMFQTAIDTFKDSGHDVQYSDLHTMRFDPASDRRNFASVKDPDYFKQQLEEMYAIEVGGFVPEIEAEIQKLEWCDLMIWQFPLWWFSVPAILKGWVDRVFVMGRVYGNGHIYETGRFRGKQAMLSLTTGSTEEDYLAGGFNGDIHAILRPIQRGMLQFVGFDVLAPQIVYAPVRQTDAVRQRILNDFSQRLRTIERELPIAVGQY; encoded by the coding sequence ATGAAAGTTTTGATTGTTCTTGCACACCCAGAGCCGAAAAGTTTTAACGGAGCAATGTTTCAGACAGCAATTGACACGTTTAAAGACTCTGGGCATGATGTTCAATATTCAGATCTCCACACCATGAGATTTGACCCTGCATCCGATCGCCGCAACTTTGCGTCTGTCAAAGATCCTGACTACTTTAAGCAGCAACTTGAAGAGATGTATGCAATTGAAGTTGGAGGATTCGTTCCAGAAATTGAAGCTGAGATCCAAAAACTGGAATGGTGTGATCTGATGATTTGGCAATTCCCTTTGTGGTGGTTCAGTGTCCCTGCAATTTTGAAGGGGTGGGTCGATCGCGTCTTTGTTATGGGGCGTGTTTACGGTAATGGGCATATTTATGAAACGGGCAGATTTCGAGGTAAGCAAGCAATGCTCTCGTTGACCACAGGTAGCACAGAAGAGGACTATCTTGCAGGCGGTTTTAACGGTGATATCCATGCTATTCTGCGCCCAATTCAGCGAGGGATGCTGCAATTCGTTGGTTTTGACGTTCTTGCTCCGCAGATTGTTTATGCCCCCGTTCGCCAAACAGATGCAGTTCGTCAACGTATCTTGAATGATTTTTCGCAACGATTGCGAACCATTGAACGTGAGTTGCCGATCGCCGTAGGTCAGTATTGA
- a CDS encoding nuclear transport factor 2 family protein, with protein MVKEQTVDGQANLQATTNLTPAQESLQALWEEHLRHEFVTHSTEDALATMVEDAHVNHIPVMTGGVGKPALREFYSKYLIPQMPPDMELTPISRTIGTDQLVDEMVATFTHTIQMDWMLPGVAPAGKRVEVPVVAIIRFRDGKIAHEHIYWDQASVLVQVGLLDPGTLPIVGVDSARKAIDPNLPSNTLIDRD; from the coding sequence ATGGTCAAAGAGCAAACTGTAGACGGACAAGCAAATTTACAAGCAACTACCAATTTGACACCAGCCCAGGAGTCTTTGCAAGCACTTTGGGAAGAGCATCTGCGACACGAGTTTGTCACTCACAGTACTGAAGATGCCCTCGCTACGATGGTTGAAGATGCTCACGTTAACCACATCCCGGTAATGACTGGGGGGGTCGGGAAACCAGCACTGCGCGAGTTTTATTCCAAATACCTCATTCCACAGATGCCGCCGGACATGGAGTTGACCCCAATCTCGCGCACGATCGGAACGGATCAACTCGTGGATGAAATGGTGGCTACGTTCACTCATACGATCCAGATGGACTGGATGCTACCTGGCGTTGCTCCAGCCGGGAAACGGGTGGAAGTGCCAGTAGTTGCGATTATTCGGTTTCGTGACGGCAAAATAGCCCACGAACACATTTACTGGGATCAGGCAAGTGTATTGGTTCAAGTCGGCTTGCTCGATCCGGGTACACTTCCCATCGTGGGCGTTGACAGCGCGCGTAAGGCGATCGATCCCAACTTACCTTCAAACACACTAATCGATCGCGACTAA
- a CDS encoding zinc-binding dehydrogenase, protein MRRLVSSPDAVGNLTFQDTEVPTPKANECLIRVKAFSMNRGELKRSQDDLLGTPIGWDVVGVVEQTAQDGSGPPTGTKIVALSIRSEGWAEYVAIPTRFLAIIPQSVSDTDAATLPVAGLTALYAVEKGSRLPGSRVLITGATGGVGLFAMQLAQMMGASVVAQIRQPVQKAFVRDYGADEVVLTETGQEAKQFAPYRLIVDGVGGELVGTLTAFLAKGGTCVCYGSSSGNEMKLSLPDFYFENGGQRTLYGFTLYTEVEMESASSGLARLLRLVKQGRLKTHIDRAVSWREAGVTAADLIGRRFSGKAVLHVD, encoded by the coding sequence ATGCGTAGACTCGTGAGTTCACCAGATGCCGTTGGCAACCTCACCTTTCAAGACACTGAAGTTCCTACTCCGAAGGCTAACGAGTGCTTGATTCGCGTCAAGGCATTTTCGATGAATCGGGGCGAACTTAAGCGATCGCAAGATGATCTACTGGGCACTCCGATTGGCTGGGATGTCGTTGGCGTTGTTGAACAAACAGCGCAAGACGGCAGTGGCCCACCCACAGGGACAAAGATTGTTGCCCTCTCCATCCGCTCAGAGGGCTGGGCAGAATATGTAGCAATTCCGACTCGCTTTCTGGCTATTATTCCCCAGAGCGTATCAGATACCGATGCCGCCACACTGCCCGTCGCGGGGTTAACAGCACTGTATGCAGTGGAAAAGGGATCTCGTTTACCAGGAAGTCGAGTGTTGATCACAGGGGCAACAGGGGGAGTGGGACTCTTCGCCATGCAGCTTGCTCAGATGATGGGAGCTAGCGTCGTTGCCCAAATTCGTCAGCCAGTGCAAAAAGCATTTGTGCGAGATTACGGCGCAGATGAAGTGGTGCTAACCGAAACCGGGCAAGAAGCCAAGCAGTTCGCGCCTTATCGACTGATCGTTGATGGAGTAGGAGGTGAATTGGTCGGGACGCTAACTGCGTTTTTGGCTAAAGGAGGCACCTGCGTTTGTTATGGCAGTAGCAGCGGCAATGAGATGAAGCTGTCCCTACCAGACTTCTATTTCGAGAATGGAGGACAGCGCACGCTTTACGGGTTCACGCTGTACACCGAAGTAGAGATGGAAAGTGCTAGTTCTGGGCTGGCTCGTCTACTGAGGTTAGTTAAGCAGGGGCGGCTCAAAACGCACATCGATCGAGCAGTTTCATGGCGTGAAGCAGGCGTAACAGCGGCTGATTTGATCGGGCGCAGATTTTCAGGTAAGGCTGTGCTGCATGTGGACTAA
- a CDS encoding SDR family oxidoreductase — MYIRCCRIRTQQKTIAIYGKLDCAFNNAGIDLVVTPLHEQAIEDFDKILSVNARGLFLCMKYEIQQMLTQGVGAIVNNSSTNGLVALPGISPYVASKHAVMGLTRTAALDYAKQGMQINAVNPGSIATDLMARSADQIGITFDDLGSMVPIGRIGQATEVAQAVVFLCSDAAS; from the coding sequence ATCTACATACGCTGCTGTCGAATACGAACCCAACAGAAGACGATCGCAATCTACGGCAAACTGGATTGTGCCTTTAACAATGCTGGCATCGATCTTGTTGTGACACCGTTGCATGAACAAGCGATCGAGGATTTTGACAAGATCCTGTCGGTCAATGCACGAGGACTATTCTTGTGTATGAAATACGAAATTCAGCAGATGCTAACCCAAGGCGTAGGCGCGATCGTGAACAATTCGTCCACCAATGGTCTTGTTGCGTTGCCAGGAATCTCTCCCTACGTTGCCAGCAAACACGCGGTGATGGGGCTGACACGCACTGCCGCACTTGACTATGCCAAACAGGGCATGCAGATTAATGCTGTTAATCCCGGTTCCATTGCGACTGATCTAATGGCTCGTAGCGCTGACCAGATAGGCATAACGTTCGATGATCTTGGGTCTATGGTTCCGATCGGTCGGATCGGTCAGGCAACGGAAGTTGCTCAAGCGGTTGTGTTTCTTTGCTCTGATGCTGCCAGCTAG